A portion of the Streptomyces coeruleoprunus genome contains these proteins:
- a CDS encoding MbtH family protein has protein sequence MSTNPFEDPQGRFLVLVNDENQHSLWPSFAEVPAGWRTVFGEDTREACTAYVEEHWTDLRPASLITAQQA, from the coding sequence ATGAGCACCAACCCGTTCGAGGACCCGCAGGGCCGCTTCCTGGTCCTCGTCAACGACGAGAACCAGCACTCGCTGTGGCCGTCCTTCGCCGAGGTCCCCGCCGGGTGGCGGACCGTCTTCGGCGAGGACACCCGTGAGGCGTGCACCGCGTACGTCGAGGAACACTGGACGGACCTGCGCCCGGCGAGCCTGATCACGGCCCAGCAGGCCTGA
- a CDS encoding amino acid adenylation domain-containing protein, with product MYRTGDLVRQRPDGLLDFLGRTDDQVKIRGYRIELGEISTALSAHPDVAHAAVVVNETAGTKRLVGYVVPEAGTETGDALVQRLRDHLKAGLPDYMVPAALMTVDTLPLTVNGKLDVRALPAPDFGGTGPSRAPRTPREETLCALYAEVLGLPEGSVGIDSDFFELGGHSLLATRLVSRARTALDAELAIRDLFEAPTVAELVERATAANGPARPALTAGDRPDELPLSHAQQRLWVVQQIECTSAAYNFPLVMRLRGALDREAWAAALADVTARHEALRTVFAERDGQAFQRVLPAAEARPVVEHLRASEDEVPGLVDAAINRPFALAAELPLRATVIEVAPEDHVVVVLLHHITTDEWSDRPFLRDLATAYEARLTTGRAPGWEPLPVQYADYALWQQRLLGDPADPASLAARQLEYWRTTLEGAPEELELPTDRPRPARPAFTGAELDIVFDGEVHEGLRRLARDTGASMFMVVHAAVAALLHRMGAGTDIPLGSPIAGRGDEALDELVGFFVNTLVLRTDLSGDPSFTELLGRVRETDLAAFSHADVPFESVVEKLNPTRSLSRNPLFQVMVGYHARTGDDLEMPGLGVEYVPFRISSAKFDLVFSFTEHTSAEGDADSLGCRLEFATELFDQDTAERIGDRLRALVAAVATAPEAPLSQAEILSGAERDLVLDGFNGAPRTVDEESLPALFARQVAERPDAVAVVERSRSVTYAQLDARANRIARLLAARGVGAESVVGVAVPRSVDMVATVVAAQKLGAAFLPLDLVHPADRLTYMIEDSRAALVVGTEPVAGKIPDVTGVPVVLLDAPDTAGELDRLPDGPPAARPVALDQASYVIYTSGSTGRPKGVVVPHEGIASLVATAVDRMGLERDSRVLQFASIGFDVFVFELAMALCHGGRLVLITDEARVAGPALTDFLADQRITHMILPPSLVSALPPGCELPEGSTVLVGTETVPPDLFERFGATADLICAYGLTEATVNSTLWPAREHGGRPGGRVPIGRPDPNTRCYVLDEHLRPVPPGVVGELYVAGRGLARGYLGKEALTAERFVADPFGAPGSRMYRTGDRARWRADGNLDFLGRVDTQVKIRGFRIELGEIEAALAAHPSVAQAAVVPDRDGDIVRLVGYAVPEAGGTTRPELDAQELRAHVAGLLPEYMVPSLVVPLDGPLLLTPNGKLDRKALPAPDWSAMTGDAHPATETQAKLAELFCEILKLDKVGIHDNFFALGGHSMASMRLLGRIRAEFGVELSIRDVFDALTVAGVAAKLEGAAAARPALRPADPDAPARPLEAAPVQRWQWESYRRSPGFDHALVLRSPGGLDADTVAAALADVVARHEPLRTAFSERDGALFQEPVPAPALTVERCADLDARLLEVAAQAPSPEREAPLRAHLLTDGDGSQALLLTTHYLAVDEWSVVPLFRDLTDAYAARAEGRAPEWEPLPVTYADYTRWAHDVLGDLSDPDSRGGRQLAYWRQTLKEVPARLALPADVPCDATAPAASGGRPGDYVGFVLDEDLHAAVDRLARATGTSMFMVLHSALAALLTAHGAGTDLPIGTMVAGRTDDQLADLVGCFLNTVVLRTDTGGDPTFAELLTRVRETTLGALDRQDVPFDEVVKATGLPEEGPQVMVIHHEQADLGRLEGGIGSFHAVPTGTARAELILSFYEPRGEGAVHCELIHATDLLGTAKAQRLADEFQTLLRTVAADPEQPLSELFTVTTASSTRK from the coding sequence TACGTCGTGCCCGAGGCCGGCACGGAGACCGGCGACGCCCTCGTCCAGCGCCTGCGCGACCACCTCAAGGCCGGCCTGCCCGACTACATGGTCCCGGCCGCCCTGATGACCGTGGACACGCTCCCGCTGACGGTCAACGGCAAGCTCGACGTACGGGCCCTGCCCGCCCCCGACTTCGGCGGCACCGGCCCCAGCCGCGCCCCGCGCACCCCGCGCGAGGAGACGCTGTGCGCCCTCTACGCCGAGGTCCTGGGCCTGCCTGAGGGCAGTGTCGGCATCGACAGCGACTTCTTCGAGCTGGGCGGCCACTCCCTGCTGGCCACCCGCCTCGTCAGCCGCGCCCGCACCGCCCTCGACGCGGAACTCGCCATCCGCGACCTGTTCGAGGCGCCCACCGTCGCCGAACTCGTCGAGCGGGCCACCGCTGCGAACGGCCCCGCCCGCCCCGCCCTGACGGCCGGTGACCGGCCCGACGAGCTGCCCCTGTCCCACGCCCAGCAGCGGCTGTGGGTCGTCCAGCAGATCGAGTGCACCTCCGCCGCGTACAACTTCCCGCTCGTCATGCGGCTGCGCGGCGCCCTCGACCGCGAGGCGTGGGCCGCCGCCCTCGCCGACGTGACCGCCCGGCACGAGGCGCTGCGCACGGTCTTCGCCGAGCGCGACGGCCAGGCGTTCCAGCGCGTGCTGCCCGCCGCGGAGGCCCGGCCCGTGGTGGAGCACCTGCGGGCGTCGGAGGACGAGGTGCCCGGCCTCGTGGACGCGGCGATCAACCGCCCGTTCGCCCTGGCCGCCGAACTCCCCCTGCGGGCGACCGTCATCGAGGTGGCGCCGGAGGACCACGTCGTGGTCGTGCTCCTGCACCACATCACCACCGACGAGTGGTCCGACCGCCCGTTCCTGCGCGACCTGGCCACCGCCTACGAGGCACGCCTCACCACCGGCCGGGCACCCGGCTGGGAGCCGCTGCCGGTCCAGTACGCCGACTACGCCCTGTGGCAGCAGCGCCTGCTCGGCGACCCCGCCGACCCGGCGAGCCTCGCCGCACGGCAGCTGGAGTACTGGCGGACCACGCTGGAGGGCGCCCCCGAGGAGCTGGAGCTGCCCACGGACCGTCCGCGGCCCGCGCGCCCGGCCTTCACCGGCGCCGAGCTGGACATCGTCTTCGACGGCGAGGTCCACGAGGGGCTGCGGCGGCTCGCCCGGGACACCGGCGCCAGCATGTTCATGGTCGTGCACGCCGCCGTCGCCGCGCTGCTGCACCGCATGGGCGCCGGCACGGACATCCCCCTCGGCTCGCCCATCGCCGGGCGCGGCGACGAGGCGCTCGACGAGCTGGTCGGCTTCTTCGTCAACACCCTCGTGCTGCGCACCGACCTGAGCGGCGACCCCAGCTTCACCGAGCTGCTGGGCCGGGTGCGCGAGACGGACCTGGCCGCGTTCTCCCACGCCGACGTGCCGTTCGAGTCCGTCGTGGAGAAGCTCAACCCCACCCGGTCCCTCTCCCGGAACCCGCTGTTCCAGGTGATGGTCGGCTACCACGCCCGCACCGGCGACGACCTGGAGATGCCCGGCCTCGGCGTCGAGTACGTCCCGTTCCGGATCAGCTCCGCCAAGTTCGACCTGGTGTTCAGCTTCACCGAGCACACCTCCGCCGAAGGCGACGCCGACTCCCTCGGCTGCCGGCTGGAGTTCGCCACCGAGCTGTTCGACCAGGACACCGCCGAGCGCATCGGCGACCGCCTCCGCGCGCTGGTCGCCGCCGTCGCCACCGCCCCGGAAGCCCCGCTGTCCCAGGCGGAGATCCTCTCCGGTGCGGAACGGGACCTGGTCCTGGACGGCTTCAACGGCGCGCCCCGCACGGTCGACGAGGAGTCCCTGCCCGCGCTGTTCGCCCGGCAGGTCGCCGAACGGCCCGACGCGGTCGCCGTCGTGGAGCGCTCCCGCTCCGTGACGTACGCCCAGCTCGACGCCCGCGCCAACCGCATCGCCCGGCTCCTCGCCGCGCGGGGCGTCGGCGCCGAGAGCGTGGTCGGCGTGGCCGTGCCCCGCTCCGTCGACATGGTCGCCACCGTCGTCGCCGCCCAGAAGCTGGGCGCCGCGTTCCTCCCGCTGGACCTCGTGCACCCGGCCGACCGCCTCACGTACATGATCGAGGACTCCCGTGCCGCGCTGGTGGTCGGCACGGAGCCCGTCGCCGGGAAGATCCCCGACGTGACCGGTGTGCCGGTCGTGCTGCTCGACGCCCCCGACACCGCCGGTGAACTGGACCGGCTCCCGGACGGCCCGCCGGCCGCCCGCCCGGTCGCCCTCGACCAGGCGTCGTACGTGATCTACACCTCCGGTTCGACCGGCCGCCCCAAGGGCGTCGTCGTCCCGCACGAGGGCATCGCCAGCCTCGTCGCGACGGCCGTCGACCGGATGGGCCTGGAACGCGACAGCCGCGTCCTGCAGTTCGCGTCCATCGGCTTCGACGTCTTCGTCTTCGAACTCGCCATGGCGCTGTGCCACGGAGGACGGCTCGTCCTCATCACCGACGAGGCCCGGGTCGCCGGACCGGCGCTCACCGACTTCCTCGCCGACCAGCGGATCACCCACATGATCCTGCCGCCGTCCCTGGTGTCCGCCCTGCCGCCCGGCTGCGAACTGCCGGAGGGGTCGACCGTCCTGGTCGGCACGGAGACGGTGCCGCCGGACCTGTTCGAGCGGTTCGGCGCCACGGCCGACCTGATCTGCGCCTACGGGCTCACCGAGGCCACGGTCAACTCCACGCTGTGGCCCGCCCGCGAGCACGGCGGGCGCCCCGGCGGCCGCGTCCCCATCGGCCGCCCCGACCCCAACACCCGCTGCTACGTCCTCGACGAGCACCTGCGCCCCGTCCCTCCGGGCGTCGTGGGCGAGCTGTACGTCGCCGGGCGCGGCCTCGCCCGCGGCTACCTCGGCAAGGAGGCGCTCACCGCCGAGCGGTTCGTCGCCGACCCGTTCGGCGCGCCGGGCAGCCGCATGTACCGCACGGGCGACCGGGCCCGCTGGCGCGCGGACGGCAACCTCGACTTCCTCGGCCGGGTCGACACCCAGGTGAAGATCCGCGGCTTCCGCATCGAGCTGGGCGAGATCGAGGCGGCCCTGGCCGCGCACCCGTCGGTCGCGCAGGCCGCCGTGGTCCCCGACCGCGACGGCGACATCGTCCGGCTGGTCGGATACGCCGTGCCCGAGGCCGGCGGCACCACCCGCCCGGAGCTGGACGCGCAGGAACTGCGCGCCCACGTCGCGGGGCTGCTGCCCGAGTACATGGTCCCGTCGCTCGTCGTGCCGCTGGACGGCCCGCTGCTGCTCACCCCGAACGGCAAGCTGGACCGCAAGGCGCTGCCCGCCCCCGACTGGTCCGCCATGACCGGCGACGCCCACCCCGCCACGGAGACGCAGGCCAAGCTCGCCGAGCTGTTCTGCGAGATCCTCAAGCTCGACAAGGTCGGCATCCACGACAACTTCTTCGCGCTCGGCGGCCACTCCATGGCCTCCATGCGGCTCCTGGGCCGGATCCGCGCCGAGTTCGGCGTCGAACTGAGCATCCGTGACGTCTTCGACGCGCTCACGGTCGCCGGCGTCGCCGCCAAGCTCGAAGGCGCCGCGGCCGCCCGGCCCGCCCTGCGCCCCGCCGACCCCGACGCCCCGGCACGGCCCCTGGAGGCGGCGCCGGTACAGCGCTGGCAGTGGGAGTCGTACCGCCGCAGCCCCGGCTTCGACCACGCGCTGGTCCTCCGGTCCCCGGGCGGGCTCGACGCGGACACCGTCGCGGCCGCGCTCGCCGACGTCGTGGCGCGGCACGAGCCGCTGCGCACCGCGTTCTCCGAACGGGACGGCGCCCTGTTCCAGGAACCGGTCCCGGCCCCCGCGCTGACCGTGGAGCGGTGCGCCGACCTCGACGCGCGGCTCCTGGAGGTCGCCGCCCAGGCACCCTCCCCGGAGCGGGAGGCCCCGCTGCGGGCCCACCTGCTCACCGACGGGGACGGCAGCCAGGCGCTGCTGCTGACCACGCACTACCTGGCAGTGGACGAATGGTCCGTGGTGCCCCTGTTCCGCGACCTCACCGACGCCTACGCCGCCCGCGCCGAGGGCCGGGCACCGGAGTGGGAGCCGCTGCCCGTCACGTACGCCGACTACACGCGGTGGGCGCATGACGTCCTGGGCGACCTGTCCGACCCGGACAGCCGGGGCGGCCGTCAGCTCGCCTACTGGCGGCAGACGCTGAAGGAGGTCCCGGCGCGCCTCGCCCTCCCGGCCGACGTGCCGTGCGACGCCACCGCTCCGGCCGCGTCGGGCGGACGCCCGGGCGACTACGTGGGATTCGTCCTGGACGAGGACCTCCACGCGGCCGTGGACCGGCTCGCCCGCGCCACCGGCACCAGCATGTTCATGGTGCTCCACTCGGCGCTGGCCGCGCTGCTGACGGCCCACGGGGCGGGCACCGACCTGCCCATCGGTACGATGGTCGCCGGCCGGACCGACGACCAGCTCGCCGACCTGGTCGGCTGCTTCCTCAACACGGTCGTCCTGCGCACCGACACCGGTGGCGACCCGACGTTCGCGGAGCTGCTGACCCGGGTCCGGGAGACCACGCTCGGCGCCCTGGACCGGCAGGACGTCCCGTTCGACGAGGTCGTCAAGGCCACCGGGCTGCCGGAGGAGGGCCCGCAGGTCATGGTGATCCACCACGAGCAGGCGGACCTCGGCCGGCTGGAGGGCGGCATAGGCTCGTTCCACGCCGTCCCCACCGGCACGGCGCGTGCGGAGCTGATCCTCAGCTTCTACGAGCCGCGCGGCGAGGGCGCCGTGCACTGCGAGCTGATCCACGCCACCGACCTGCTCGGCACGGCCAAGGCCCAGCGGCTGGCCGACGAGTTCCAGACCCTGCTGCGGACCGTGGCAGCCGACCCCGAGCAGCCGCTGTCCGAGCTGTTCACCGTAACGACCGCATCGTCGACAAGGAAGTGA